A genomic window from Solanum stenotomum isolate F172 chromosome 10, ASM1918654v1, whole genome shotgun sequence includes:
- the LOC125842656 gene encoding pectin acetylesterase 8-like: protein MANGTVQQWIYSFVTLSIVFRTEGLFVNITYVLSGVAKGAVCLDGSPPAYHHDKGFGTGVNSWLIQMEGGGWCNNISTCLSRKNTRLGSSKQMVENLAFSGILSNLPQFNPDFYNWNRVKVGYCDGSSFTGDVQAVNPITNLHFRGARVFLAVMEDLLAKGMKNAENAILSGCSAGGLTSILHCDSFKALLPMGAKVKCFSDAGYFIDAKDISGAPHIEEYFRDVVSLHGSAKNLPPVCTSRLKPDLCFFPQNVAQHVRTPLFLVNAAYDSWQIKNILAPGVADPYGFWRNCKLDILKCSSRQLQIMHGYRLLFLRALNALGPSSSRGYFINSCFAHCQTEVQETWYRADSPKLANKTIAKALGDWFYDKNPFQKIDCPYPCDKTCHNRVFDPNVHTFDIDI, encoded by the exons ATGGCAAACGGGACTGTGCAACAATGGATATATTCATTTGTTACTTTGTCGATTGTTTTTAGAACTGAAGGGCTCTTTGTAAATATTACTTACGTTCTCAGTGGGGTGGCAAAAGGAGCAG TATGTCTGGATGGGAGTCCACCGGCATATCATCATGACAAAGGATTTGGTACAGGGGTTAACAGTTGGTTAATCCAAATGGAG ggAGGAGGTTGGTGCAATAATATAAGCACTTGTCTTTCCCGGAAGAATACTCGCTTGGGATCATCTAAGCAGATGGTAGAAAATCTCGCTTTCTCAGGGATTCTCAGCAACCTGCCTCAGTTTAATCCAG ACTTCTATAACTGGAACAGAGTAAAGGTTGGATATTGTGATGGATCATCCTTTACTGGTGATGTTCAAGCAGTCAATCCG ATTACTAATCTTCACTTCAGAGGGGCACGGGTTTTTCTTGCTGTTATGGAGGATTTGTTGGCAAAAGGAATGAAGAATGCTGAAAAT GCTATTCTGTCTGGATGTTCAGCTGGCGGATTGACTTCAATTTTACATTGTGACAGCTTCAAAGCACTCCTACCAATGGGTGCTAAAGTAAAGTGCTTTTCGGATGCTGGTTATTTTATCGATGC GAAAGATATTTCTGGTGCGCCTCATATTGAAGAATACTTCAGAGATGTTGTCAGCTTACAT GGTTCTGCCAAGAATCTGCCGCCAGTGTGTACCTCAAGATTGAAGCCGGATTTG TGTTTTTTCCCACAAAATGTTGCTCAACACGTACGGACACCACTTTTCCTAGTTAATGCAGCCTATGATTCCTGGCAG ATAAAGAACATTTTGGCTCCTGGTGTTGCTGATCCATATGGATTCTGGCGCAACTGCAAACTTGACATACTGAAATGCTCTTCCAGGCAGCTTCAAATTATGCATG GTTACAGATTGTTGTTTCTGAGAGCATTAAATGCGCTCGGCCCTTCTTCATCGAGAGGGTATTTCATCAACTCCTGCTTTGCACACTGTCAAACTGAAGTTCAAGAAACATGGTACAGGGCTGACTCTCCCAAGTTAGCTAACAAG ACTATAGCCAAAGCACTCGGAGACTGGTTTTACGACAAAAATCCATTCCAGAAGATTGATTGCCCTTACCCTTGTGACAAAACCTGTCACAACCGTGTTTTTGATCCAAATGTCCATACTTTCGACATTGATATATAA